Proteins from a single region of Streptomyces sp. HUAS 15-9:
- a CDS encoding sensor histidine kinase, whose protein sequence is MSDGPAARRSPGEEPWGGVRPFSIKTKLGALVVISVLITTGLSMIAVHTKTELRFITVFSMIATLLITQFVAHSLTSPLDEMNAVARSISQGDYTRRVRENRRDELGDLAGTINVMADELEAQDRQRKELVANVSHELRTPIAALRAVLENVVDGIAEPDTETMRTALKQTERLGRLVETLLDLSRLDNGVVPLRKRRFEVWPYLSGVLKEANMVASARGGMASGSGNHTRTDVHLHLDVSPPELTALADPERIHQVVANLIDNAVKHSPAHGRVTVKARRGPQPESLELEVLDEGPGIPKSEWHKVFERFNRGAVSRPHGPGSDGGTGLGLAIARWAVDLHGGRIGVAESERGCRILVTLPGQATRTKLT, encoded by the coding sequence ATGAGCGACGGGCCGGCCGCACGGAGGAGCCCCGGGGAGGAGCCCTGGGGCGGCGTACGCCCGTTCTCGATCAAGACCAAGCTGGGCGCGCTCGTCGTCATCTCGGTGCTGATCACCACGGGTCTGTCGATGATCGCGGTGCACACCAAGACGGAGCTTCGCTTCATCACGGTCTTCTCGATGATCGCCACACTGTTGATAACGCAGTTCGTGGCGCATTCGCTCACCTCGCCGCTGGACGAGATGAACGCGGTGGCCCGGTCGATCTCGCAGGGCGACTACACGCGCCGGGTGCGGGAGAACCGCCGGGACGAGCTGGGCGACCTGGCCGGGACGATCAATGTCATGGCCGACGAGCTGGAGGCCCAGGACCGCCAGCGCAAGGAGCTGGTGGCGAACGTCTCGCACGAGCTGCGCACGCCCATCGCCGCCCTGCGGGCCGTCCTGGAGAACGTCGTGGACGGCATCGCCGAGCCGGACACCGAGACGATGCGTACGGCGCTCAAGCAGACCGAGCGGCTCGGGCGGCTGGTGGAGACGCTGCTGGACCTGTCCCGGCTGGACAACGGCGTCGTACCGCTGCGCAAGCGGCGTTTCGAGGTATGGCCGTACCTCTCCGGCGTGCTGAAGGAGGCCAACATGGTCGCCTCCGCGCGCGGGGGCATGGCGTCGGGCTCCGGGAACCACACGCGGACGGACGTCCATCTGCACCTGGACGTCTCCCCGCCGGAGCTGACCGCGCTCGCGGACCCGGAGCGGATCCACCAGGTGGTGGCCAATCTGATCGACAACGCGGTCAAGCACAGCCCGGCGCACGGCCGGGTCACGGTGAAGGCGCGGCGCGGTCCGCAGCCGGAGTCGCTGGAGCTGGAGGTCCTGGACGAGGGCCCCGGCATCCCGAAGTCGGAGTGGCACAAGGTCTTCGAACGCTTCAACCGGGGAGCCGTCAGCCGACCGCACGGTCCGGGCAGTGACGGCGGTACGGGTCTGGGGCTGGCGATCGCCCGCTGGGCGGTGGATCTGCACGGCGGCCGGATCGGCGTGGCCGAATCCGAGCGGGGTTGCCGGATCCTCGTCACCCTTCCGGGACAAGCGACCCGGACCAAGTTGACGTAA
- a CDS encoding SAV_2336 N-terminal domain-related protein, with protein sequence MPDAGGRHGPVQPGSGPEDGPPGAPEAVGSPVPGGDPITDDPIAADSIADPIAELIARLREIGLDPDAEGLCDALWLAGRTHPTCAAEPEDPVTRPSGPAAGNGGERTFPDPASATARPRTPDRAPEAPEPQEYDAGVDRRVALYPLPFSGAPPKGVPGRVAPLPVGVPAAPAFPAPLELQRALRPLQGYRSPAPPLRSALDETATAELSARAGGLVIPVFRAVRRADARLQLVMDASSSMRVWDRMFTELEQVFAQLGAFWDIEVSHLHQGPDGEPAVSRSPEPHAAPLHSVDRLSDPTGRRITLLVSDCAGPLWRSGQAHRLLHHLSRQAPAAVLQPLPQRMWNRTRLPVLYGELMRGESLGGAAALRVRTHAGTPTEARRGELPVPVLPPEPVALGAWARLLSKAGTGPVAGAVGWVRADQPPVSAGRPGRRASPLELVSRFRSTASPAAGRLAVHLAAAPLCLPVMQLVQRTMMPDSGPSELAEVLLSGLLARAREERAQDGVQWYEFAPGVQESLLSTLGRDEALLVLKHCSEYIEQRFGKGGPNFPALALAQLGSGGGGRPYAPGGYPAENGDGSAATPVPQPFAEVAARVLERFMPLPEQFALYGSREREQTDQSRPAHPAVLRARTLVERFDREGMVQDIIDAVQLLRGATEHERPAGRDFELWAEYAHCVLRLWEMQGGAELLREAETAAERAVTHPRAVRERAVLARVLRAAATDRRRHGDQHGALELLRRADREYAVACGAPDLDETEALRLTLERVGALEAQWRLGGDSALLQGAVGMLEAFADAWPDRRGRPPELPLAHGRVLLRLSGVTPDREQARRYAEQSAQSLRSALEHDSDAGEGHPPVRVLLDLVDALLVSGGALDEAQARVDEALTRTREQSPRSALLVRAGRIGTARYDESGDPHELQEAARHFEQAAQRMPRDESAHADVLAEWGEVLLRRAALERGFSAQEPLSRAIRVLRDCRTETPVGSALLAGRLLLLGRALMLRYRARGDRVDLREAEHLLGLAAAGADDPLLAARCWLERGQVQFEAYQSLGRPARLDEAVDAFRSAAEAAREAEQDAETDRRRQESVELGAQAHHWRGMTYEAAMRPRAAREAYRAARAEWSKLPDDHVSTSEPTAGQTAQRLADLE encoded by the coding sequence ATGCCCGACGCAGGGGGGCGACATGGCCCCGTCCAGCCCGGCAGCGGTCCCGAGGACGGGCCTCCGGGCGCGCCCGAAGCCGTGGGTTCCCCCGTCCCCGGCGGCGACCCGATCACCGACGACCCGATCGCCGCCGACTCGATTGCCGATCCGATCGCCGAACTGATCGCCCGGCTGCGGGAGATCGGCCTCGACCCGGACGCCGAAGGGCTGTGCGACGCCCTGTGGCTGGCCGGCCGGACGCACCCGACGTGTGCCGCCGAGCCCGAGGACCCGGTCACCCGGCCGAGTGGCCCGGCGGCGGGGAACGGCGGCGAGCGGACCTTCCCGGACCCGGCATCCGCCACGGCCCGGCCCCGGACCCCGGACCGGGCCCCCGAGGCACCGGAGCCACAGGAGTACGACGCGGGCGTCGACCGCCGTGTGGCCCTGTATCCGCTGCCGTTCTCCGGCGCCCCGCCCAAGGGGGTTCCGGGGCGGGTGGCACCCCTGCCCGTCGGGGTACCCGCTGCCCCCGCCTTTCCCGCTCCACTCGAACTCCAGCGCGCTTTACGGCCGTTGCAGGGCTACCGGAGCCCGGCTCCACCGCTGCGCTCGGCGCTCGACGAGACGGCGACGGCGGAGCTGAGCGCGCGGGCGGGCGGACTCGTCATTCCCGTGTTCCGGGCAGTGCGCCGGGCCGACGCGCGGCTCCAGCTGGTGATGGACGCCTCCTCGTCCATGCGGGTGTGGGACCGCATGTTCACCGAACTGGAGCAGGTCTTCGCGCAGTTGGGCGCCTTCTGGGACATCGAGGTCAGCCATCTGCACCAGGGTCCGGACGGCGAACCGGCCGTCAGCCGCAGCCCCGAACCCCATGCGGCCCCGCTGCACTCCGTCGACCGGCTCAGCGATCCCACGGGACGCCGCATCACCCTGCTGGTCAGTGACTGCGCGGGCCCTCTGTGGCGGTCCGGCCAGGCCCACCGGCTGCTCCACCATCTCTCCCGGCAGGCCCCGGCCGCCGTGCTCCAGCCATTGCCGCAGCGCATGTGGAACCGCACCCGGCTCCCGGTGCTCTACGGCGAGTTGATGCGGGGCGAAAGCCTGGGGGGCGCCGCCGCGCTACGGGTGCGCACCCACGCCGGAACGCCCACGGAGGCCCGCCGCGGCGAGCTGCCCGTGCCCGTGCTGCCGCCCGAGCCGGTGGCCCTGGGAGCCTGGGCGCGGCTGCTGTCCAAGGCCGGCACCGGGCCCGTGGCCGGTGCCGTGGGCTGGGTGCGGGCCGACCAGCCGCCCGTGTCGGCGGGCCGTCCCGGCCGCCGTGCGTCCCCGCTCGAACTGGTCAGCAGGTTCCGCTCCACGGCCTCCCCGGCCGCGGGACGCCTCGCCGTCCATCTGGCGGCCGCCCCGCTCTGCCTGCCCGTGATGCAGCTGGTGCAGCGGACCATGATGCCCGACTCCGGTCCCTCCGAACTGGCCGAGGTGCTGCTCAGCGGCCTGCTGGCGCGGGCCCGCGAGGAGCGCGCCCAGGACGGCGTCCAGTGGTACGAGTTCGCGCCGGGCGTACAGGAGTCGCTGCTGTCGACGCTGGGACGGGACGAGGCCCTGCTGGTGCTCAAGCACTGCTCGGAGTACATCGAGCAGCGCTTCGGCAAGGGCGGCCCCAACTTCCCGGCGCTGGCCCTGGCCCAGCTCGGCAGCGGCGGCGGGGGGCGCCCGTACGCGCCCGGCGGCTACCCGGCCGAGAACGGTGACGGCAGCGCCGCGACTCCGGTCCCGCAGCCCTTCGCCGAGGTCGCCGCGCGCGTCCTGGAGCGGTTCATGCCGCTGCCCGAGCAGTTCGCCCTGTACGGCAGCCGGGAGCGGGAGCAGACGGACCAGAGCCGCCCCGCGCACCCGGCCGTTCTCCGGGCCCGCACGCTGGTCGAGCGGTTCGACCGCGAGGGCATGGTGCAGGACATCATCGACGCCGTTCAGCTGCTGCGCGGCGCCACCGAGCACGAACGGCCCGCGGGCCGGGACTTCGAACTGTGGGCCGAGTACGCCCACTGTGTCCTGCGGCTGTGGGAGATGCAGGGCGGTGCGGAGCTGCTGCGCGAGGCGGAGACGGCCGCCGAGCGCGCGGTCACCCATCCCCGCGCGGTGCGCGAACGGGCCGTACTGGCACGGGTGTTGCGGGCGGCGGCGACGGACCGCAGGCGGCACGGGGACCAGCACGGCGCGCTCGAACTGCTGCGCCGTGCCGACCGTGAGTACGCCGTCGCGTGCGGGGCGCCCGATCTGGACGAGACGGAGGCGCTCCGGCTCACCCTGGAACGGGTGGGTGCCCTGGAGGCGCAGTGGCGGCTGGGCGGCGACAGTGCCCTGCTGCAGGGCGCGGTCGGCATGCTGGAGGCCTTCGCCGACGCGTGGCCCGACCGCCGCGGCCGTCCGCCCGAACTCCCCCTCGCACACGGCCGCGTCCTGCTGCGGCTGTCCGGGGTGACGCCCGACCGGGAACAGGCCCGCCGGTACGCGGAGCAGAGCGCGCAGTCGCTGCGCAGTGCTCTTGAGCACGACTCCGACGCAGGCGAAGGGCATCCCCCCGTGAGGGTTCTCCTCGATCTGGTCGACGCGCTCCTGGTATCGGGCGGAGCGCTGGACGAGGCGCAGGCGCGGGTCGACGAGGCGCTGACCCGTACTCGTGAACAGAGCCCGCGCTCGGCCCTGTTGGTGCGTGCCGGACGCATCGGCACGGCCCGGTACGACGAGTCGGGCGATCCGCATGAACTCCAGGAGGCGGCACGGCACTTCGAGCAGGCCGCCCAGCGGATGCCCCGGGACGAGTCCGCCCACGCCGATGTGCTCGCCGAGTGGGGCGAGGTACTGCTGCGCCGGGCCGCGCTGGAGAGGGGGTTCTCCGCCCAGGAGCCGCTGTCCCGGGCGATCCGGGTGCTGCGGGACTGCCGCACGGAGACGCCCGTGGGCAGCGCCCTGCTGGCCGGCCGTCTCCTCCTGCTGGGCCGGGCGCTGATGCTCAGGTACCGGGCGCGCGGCGACCGCGTCGATCTGCGCGAGGCCGAACATCTCCTCGGCCTCGCGGCGGCCGGCGCCGACGATCCGCTGCTGGCCGCGCGGTGCTGGCTGGAACGCGGGCAGGTCCAGTTCGAGGCGTACCAGAGTCTGGGCCGCCCGGCACGGCTGGACGAGGCGGTCGACGCGTTCCGGTCGGCCGCGGAGGCGGCCCGGGAGGCGGAGCAGGACGCGGAGACGGACCGCCGCCGTCAGGAATCAGTCGAACTGGGTGCGCAGGCACACCACTGGCGGGGTATGACCTACGAGGCGGCCATGCGTCCACGCGCCGCCCGCGAGGCCTATCGGGCGGCCCGGGCGGAGTGGTCGAAGCTGCCGGACGACCATGTGAGCACGAGCGAGCCGACGGCCGGCCAGACGGCACAGCGGCTGGCCGACCTGGAGTGA
- the fxsA gene encoding FxSxx-COOH cyclophane-containing RiPP peptide encodes MDVGNESQRQMAVHRTEAEEPLPDLSELSLPELRTIQHPVLREVVEDLRERSTRPSEMLWGFNSAL; translated from the coding sequence ATGGACGTAGGGAACGAGTCGCAGCGGCAGATGGCCGTGCACCGGACCGAGGCGGAGGAGCCGCTTCCGGATCTGTCGGAGCTGAGTCTGCCCGAGCTGAGGACCATTCAGCACCCTGTGCTGCGCGAAGTGGTGGAGGATCTGCGCGAGCGGTCCACCCGGCCGAGCGAGATGCTCTGGGGCTTCAACAGCGCGCTCTGA
- a CDS encoding aKG-HExxH-type peptide beta-hydroxylase, producing the protein MLPVVPDRVLVALGRTEGGPEALAFLARDQDTRRLLLLRAVLDAVAGADPALCPADARRRLLEDWALLEAADAAAVTNEPVGDMAPTGGPTGSPARARLLAPLVGAWAQRCLRGLGTDPARPGAPQRARELGRDLGHFSALAAAAAARAGLSFAARLTARDGLLVLPSLGALRTAAGDVAVEVVHRSGRLTMRQRGAADVVVHVERGTGAWSGAAAWTPAYALPGLTSGAPPTPLDDLDPYRWVQDSVHHLGLSGPASLDDAERKRWLHSWSGAAVELRLGGEQRLMEAVRLLRCLVPLAAPPGSEPGDCTGTCSGTRREAFGAVLSSAPHGPTVLAATLVHELQHTKLVALSEAVTLHRADGRNRYFAPWRPDPRPYDGLLQGTYSHLALADFFQRRALTLTRPADREAAWAEHARCREQVGAALPALVGSPDLTVPGRRFVDQMVAVFERLDEHPAPRGHAVRAQAYVGAARGLFSARRIPPTG; encoded by the coding sequence ATGCTTCCGGTGGTCCCGGACCGTGTCCTTGTCGCACTCGGCCGTACCGAAGGCGGCCCCGAGGCTCTTGCGTTCCTGGCCCGCGACCAGGACACCCGTCGGCTGCTCCTGCTGCGCGCGGTGCTCGACGCGGTGGCGGGAGCCGACCCGGCACTGTGCCCCGCCGACGCCAGGAGGCGGCTCCTGGAGGACTGGGCGCTGCTGGAGGCGGCGGACGCGGCCGCTGTGACGAATGAGCCGGTGGGAGACATGGCGCCCACGGGAGGCCCGACGGGTTCACCCGCCCGCGCTCGCCTGCTCGCCCCGCTGGTCGGCGCCTGGGCCCAGCGCTGTCTGCGCGGGCTCGGCACGGACCCCGCACGGCCGGGCGCGCCGCAGCGGGCCCGCGAACTCGGGCGCGACCTGGGGCACTTCAGCGCACTGGCCGCCGCTGCCGCGGCCCGCGCCGGGCTGTCGTTCGCCGCGCGGCTCACCGCCCGGGACGGACTGCTCGTGCTGCCCTCCCTCGGGGCGCTGCGCACGGCGGCGGGGGACGTCGCGGTCGAAGTCGTCCACAGGAGCGGGCGGTTGACCATGCGGCAGCGGGGCGCGGCCGATGTCGTCGTGCATGTGGAGCGCGGCACGGGAGCCTGGTCCGGCGCCGCCGCCTGGACGCCCGCGTACGCCCTGCCCGGCCTCACCAGCGGCGCCCCGCCCACCCCGCTGGACGACCTCGACCCGTACCGGTGGGTGCAGGACAGCGTCCACCACCTCGGGCTGAGCGGTCCGGCGAGCCTCGACGACGCGGAGCGCAAGCGCTGGCTGCACTCCTGGTCGGGGGCCGCGGTGGAACTCCGGCTGGGCGGCGAGCAGCGCCTGATGGAGGCCGTCCGCCTGCTGCGCTGCCTCGTTCCGCTCGCCGCGCCGCCCGGCTCGGAGCCCGGCGACTGCACGGGCACCTGCAGCGGCACCCGGCGCGAGGCCTTCGGCGCCGTGCTCAGCAGCGCCCCGCACGGCCCGACGGTGCTGGCCGCGACCCTGGTGCACGAGCTTCAGCACACCAAACTCGTCGCCCTCAGCGAGGCGGTCACCCTCCACCGGGCCGACGGGCGAAATCGGTACTTCGCCCCCTGGCGCCCCGATCCACGCCCCTACGACGGTCTGCTGCAGGGCACCTACTCGCATCTGGCGCTGGCCGACTTCTTCCAGCGCCGCGCGCTCACCCTCACGCGGCCCGCCGACCGGGAGGCGGCCTGGGCCGAACACGCGCGCTGCCGCGAACAGGTGGGCGCGGCGCTGCCCGCGCTCGTCGGATCGCCGGACCTGACCGTGCCGGGACGCCGGTTCGTCGACCAGATGGTGGCCGTGTTCGAACGGCTCGACGAGCATCCCGCGCCCCGTGGGCACGCCGTACGGGCGCAGGCCTATGTGGGCGCGGCGCGTGGCTTGTTCTCGGCGCGTCGAATTCCGCCAACTGGGTGA
- a CDS encoding FxsB family cyclophane-forming radical SAM/SPASM peptide maturase gives MPFRQFVVKVHGRCNLACRYCYLYEGPDRTWRDRPAAAPPGVLDRTASRIAEHARAHGLTDLSLVLHGGEPLLAGVATLARFTGLVRDRVPAGCTVHATVQTNATLLTERRLAVLARHRIRVGISLDGGLPAHNALRVRPSGRPSWPDASRGARLVAARFPQSYAGILAVVDPTLDPVEMYESLVALGPPALDLLLPHGNWSAPPPHWDDSGTVYGDWLCAVFDRWWRAGRRETRVRLFEECLALLLGLPAATESLGLTPFDAVVVETDGSIEQVDSLKSAYDGAARTGLDIHRHGFDDALRHPAVAARQAGAASLAAACRACPLLNVCGGGQYAHRYRAGHGFINPSVYCADLQRLIRHVAGRLRADTVRAAPSAVSREGGVP, from the coding sequence ATCCCCTTCCGGCAGTTCGTCGTGAAGGTCCACGGCCGCTGCAACCTCGCCTGCCGCTACTGCTACCTCTACGAGGGCCCGGACCGGACCTGGCGCGACCGCCCCGCCGCGGCGCCCCCCGGGGTGCTGGACCGCACCGCCTCCCGCATCGCCGAACACGCGCGCGCCCACGGGCTGACCGACCTCTCCCTGGTCCTGCACGGGGGAGAGCCGCTGCTGGCGGGTGTGGCCACGCTCGCCCGGTTCACCGGTCTGGTACGCGACCGGGTCCCGGCCGGCTGCACGGTCCACGCCACCGTCCAGACCAACGCCACCCTGCTGACGGAGCGGCGCCTCGCGGTCCTGGCCCGCCACCGCATCCGCGTCGGCATCAGCCTCGACGGGGGCCTGCCCGCCCACAACGCGCTGAGGGTCCGCCCGTCCGGGCGGCCGTCGTGGCCCGACGCTTCGCGCGGCGCCCGGCTCGTCGCCGCCCGCTTCCCGCAGTCGTACGCCGGAATCCTCGCGGTCGTGGATCCCACCCTGGATCCGGTGGAGATGTACGAGTCCCTGGTCGCCCTGGGCCCGCCCGCCCTCGACCTGCTGCTGCCGCACGGGAACTGGTCGGCTCCGCCGCCGCACTGGGACGACTCGGGCACCGTGTACGGCGACTGGCTGTGCGCCGTCTTCGACCGCTGGTGGCGGGCGGGGCGCAGAGAGACCCGGGTACGGCTGTTCGAGGAGTGCCTCGCGCTGCTGCTGGGCCTGCCGGCGGCCACGGAGTCGCTCGGCCTCACTCCCTTCGACGCCGTGGTGGTGGAGACCGACGGGTCGATCGAACAGGTCGACTCGCTGAAGTCCGCGTACGACGGGGCCGCACGGACCGGCCTCGACATCCACCGGCACGGCTTCGACGACGCGCTGCGGCACCCCGCGGTGGCGGCCCGGCAGGCGGGTGCCGCGTCGCTGGCGGCGGCCTGCCGGGCCTGCCCGCTGCTGAACGTCTGCGGCGGCGGCCAGTACGCCCACCGCTACCGCGCCGGGCACGGCTTCATCAACCCCTCCGTGTACTGCGCCGACCTGCAGCGCCTCATCCGTCATGTGGCGGGCCGGCTCCGCGCGGACACGGTGCGGGCCGCCCCGTCCGCCGTCTCCCGGGAAGGGGGTGTCCCGTGA
- the fxsT gene encoding FxSxx-COOH system tetratricopeptide repeat protein, whose amino-acid sequence MSGVRRPVGAADKGTAKPTVTISYAGFNRAWAAWIADRLERRGLRVVSMRWDSPAEVPLVDLLRDLKLADGRILILVSEWYFQLGPRTHEEWNGALREIVAPDPSRFAAVSITTASVPTATTVLAPAQLTNMGADEAERRLLDRLGLPTDPPPEPAEGERRGPRFPASMPEVWGGVPRRNTRFTGREPFLNDAYHLLQGSEPGAGVLTLHGMSGVGKTQLAAEYVFRFGSEYDVVWWVNAEGRVTYRRLMAELAPKLGLSTGAEYGERLRAVRDALRRGDPYPRWLLILDGADEPDQIWDLVPTGPGHVLITSRNPEWGEHNSKLLEVPVYSRDESVAFVRRRAPRLNEEDADQLAEALEDLPLLLDQTAGWLNDSDLSVEDYIALLEGGIDGDVVKVSADFPVAFQTAWSILLNKLRETVPESVDLLRLCTFFAPGFIPVRLLREMPHEELPEQIAGLLNDPLLWNKAINQLRQYSVVRLESHESAGDESVSSGESVYLHRMVHQIVHKDMPDEDRREFNDVVRRALAAADPGRATDTRLWDEYAEIVPHLKHADVLNSKDRTVQNLVLNCLRYMYFTGEYQSGMKLGERAMKAWKSLLGDTHPRIWELTYHYANLLRAAGEYGRTEAIERVAVDHLRAERGEQDLDHLRAANGLGADLWGLGRYEESRELYEWLYPAYRDLLGEQDSRTLNALNNLGFALRLLGRYGESLEIDRRTMEARRQLLKNRHPWTLFSEIHYATNLRLLGRYTEAESVQAKNVREYRLVMGAENPQTLLAEHNLALCLYRIGDRGKAGPMFTRVLERYERKLGEKDPQTLAAAISHSCFAREHGDIDQARETSEHVIARYEAMHAEGHPFLAGARTNHALILRSVGERDQAHALIEQSMADMTAAVGENHPWTVGCAVNASALRNLVGDTESAAGLSRSAALRATEILGRTHPLTLTARIAHAADLRGLGNRREAEKTEQEALSDLAATLGPQHAHTLSARARNRPYWDFEPQVS is encoded by the coding sequence ATGTCTGGAGTTCGTAGGCCGGTCGGGGCAGCCGACAAAGGGACCGCGAAGCCCACTGTCACCATCAGCTACGCGGGTTTCAACCGGGCCTGGGCGGCCTGGATCGCGGACCGGCTGGAGCGGCGAGGCCTGCGAGTCGTCTCCATGCGCTGGGACTCCCCGGCCGAGGTCCCGCTGGTGGACCTGCTGCGTGACCTGAAACTCGCCGACGGCCGGATTCTCATCCTCGTCAGCGAGTGGTACTTCCAACTCGGGCCGCGCACCCACGAGGAGTGGAACGGGGCGCTGCGCGAGATCGTGGCCCCCGACCCGTCCCGGTTCGCCGCCGTCTCGATCACCACCGCCTCCGTACCCACCGCCACCACCGTGCTCGCCCCGGCACAGCTGACCAACATGGGTGCCGACGAGGCCGAACGGCGCCTGCTCGACCGGCTCGGCCTGCCGACCGACCCGCCCCCGGAGCCGGCCGAGGGCGAGCGGCGCGGCCCGCGCTTCCCGGCGTCCATGCCCGAGGTGTGGGGCGGCGTACCGCGGCGCAACACTCGCTTCACCGGACGCGAGCCGTTCCTGAACGACGCCTACCACCTGCTGCAGGGCTCCGAGCCGGGCGCCGGCGTGCTGACCCTGCACGGCATGTCCGGGGTCGGCAAGACACAGCTCGCCGCCGAGTACGTCTTCCGCTTCGGCTCCGAGTACGACGTGGTGTGGTGGGTCAACGCCGAGGGCCGGGTGACCTACCGCCGGCTGATGGCCGAACTCGCCCCGAAGCTCGGCCTGTCCACCGGCGCCGAGTACGGCGAGCGGCTGCGCGCCGTGCGCGACGCGCTGCGCCGCGGCGACCCCTACCCCCGCTGGCTGCTGATCCTGGACGGCGCCGACGAACCCGACCAGATCTGGGACCTCGTCCCCACCGGGCCGGGCCATGTCCTGATCACCTCGCGCAACCCCGAGTGGGGCGAGCACAACAGCAAGCTGCTGGAGGTGCCCGTCTACTCCCGCGACGAGTCGGTGGCCTTCGTCCGCCGCCGTGCGCCGCGGCTCAACGAGGAGGACGCCGACCAGCTGGCCGAGGCGCTGGAGGACCTGCCGTTGCTGCTCGACCAGACCGCCGGCTGGCTCAATGACTCCGACCTGTCGGTGGAGGACTACATCGCGCTCCTGGAGGGCGGCATCGACGGGGACGTGGTCAAGGTCTCCGCGGACTTCCCCGTCGCGTTCCAGACGGCCTGGTCGATACTGCTGAACAAACTCCGCGAGACCGTCCCGGAATCCGTCGACCTGCTGCGCCTGTGCACCTTCTTCGCGCCCGGCTTCATCCCCGTACGGCTTCTGCGGGAGATGCCGCACGAGGAACTGCCCGAGCAGATCGCCGGGTTGCTCAACGACCCCCTCCTGTGGAACAAGGCGATCAACCAGCTCCGCCAGTACTCCGTCGTACGCCTGGAGTCACACGAGTCGGCCGGCGACGAGTCGGTCTCCTCCGGCGAGTCGGTGTATCTGCACCGCATGGTGCACCAGATCGTGCACAAGGACATGCCCGACGAGGACCGGCGCGAGTTCAACGACGTGGTCCGCAGAGCCCTGGCCGCCGCCGATCCCGGCCGGGCCACGGACACCCGCCTGTGGGACGAGTACGCGGAGATCGTGCCGCACCTCAAGCACGCGGACGTGCTGAACAGCAAGGACCGGACCGTGCAGAACCTGGTCCTCAACTGCCTGCGCTACATGTACTTCACGGGCGAGTACCAGTCCGGCATGAAGCTCGGCGAGCGCGCCATGAAGGCGTGGAAGTCGCTGCTCGGCGACACCCATCCGCGGATCTGGGAGCTGACCTACCACTACGCCAACCTGCTGCGCGCGGCCGGCGAGTACGGGCGCACCGAGGCCATCGAGCGCGTCGCCGTGGACCACCTCCGGGCGGAGCGCGGCGAGCAGGACCTGGACCATCTGCGCGCGGCCAACGGCCTGGGCGCCGACCTGTGGGGCCTCGGGCGCTACGAGGAGTCGCGGGAGCTGTACGAGTGGCTCTACCCGGCCTACCGCGACCTGCTCGGCGAACAGGACTCGCGGACCCTCAACGCCCTGAACAACCTGGGCTTCGCGCTCAGGCTGCTCGGCCGCTACGGGGAGAGCCTGGAGATCGACCGGCGGACCATGGAGGCACGCCGTCAGCTGCTGAAGAACCGTCACCCGTGGACGCTCTTCTCCGAGATCCACTACGCGACGAATCTGCGGCTGCTGGGCCGCTACACCGAGGCGGAGTCCGTCCAGGCGAAGAACGTGCGCGAGTACCGCCTCGTGATGGGCGCCGAGAACCCGCAGACCCTGCTGGCCGAGCACAACCTCGCCCTGTGCCTCTACCGCATCGGCGACCGCGGCAAGGCGGGGCCGATGTTCACCCGCGTACTGGAGCGCTATGAGCGCAAGCTCGGCGAGAAGGACCCGCAGACGCTGGCCGCGGCCATCAGCCACAGCTGCTTCGCCCGCGAGCACGGCGACATCGACCAGGCACGGGAGACCAGCGAGCACGTCATCGCGCGCTACGAGGCCATGCACGCCGAAGGACATCCGTTCCTCGCCGGAGCCCGCACCAACCATGCGCTCATCCTGCGCAGCGTCGGCGAACGCGACCAGGCCCACGCCCTGATCGAGCAGTCGATGGCCGACATGACCGCGGCCGTGGGGGAGAACCATCCCTGGACCGTGGGCTGCGCCGTCAACGCCTCCGCCCTGCGCAATCTGGTCGGGGACACGGAGTCCGCGGCCGGACTCAGCAGGTCCGCCGCCCTGCGCGCCACCGAGATCCTCGGCCGCACCCACCCCCTGACCCTGACGGCCCGTATCGCCCACGCCGCCGATCTGCGCGGTCTCGGCAACCGGCGCGAGGCCGAGAAGACGGAGCAGGAGGCGCTGTCCGACCTCGCCGCCACGCTCGGCCCCCAGCACGCCCACACCCTGTCGGCACGCGCCCGCAACCGGCCCTACTGGGACTTCGAGCCCCAGGTGTCGTGA